A part of Trachemys scripta elegans isolate TJP31775 chromosome 23, CAS_Tse_1.0, whole genome shotgun sequence genomic DNA contains:
- the HOXB3 gene encoding homeobox protein Hox-B3: MQKTTYYDSSTLFGGYSYQGANGFGYDGPQQPFQPSSHVENDYQRSACSLQSLGNTAPHAKSKDLNGSCMRPSLPRENHQAPPVSPPPNSVTNNSNSQSGSSKTAPSKSNLSSNATLTKQIFPWMKESRQNSKQKNSSPTTESCSGERSPPGSSASKRARTAYTSAQLVELEKEFHFNRYLCRPRRVEMANLLNLSERQIKIWFQNRRMKYKKDQKSKGMGSSSGGPSPTGSPPQPMQSSAGFMNALHTMTSNYDDPSPPSFNKPHQNAYTMSTNYQNPIKGCPSQQKYANTAPEYDPHILQGNGSTYGTPNMQGSPVYVGSGYVDSMPASGPSLYGLNHLPHHQSASMDYNGAPQMPTSQHHGPCETHPTYTDLSTHHASSQGRIQEAPKLTHL; this comes from the exons ATGCAGAAAACTACATACTACGACAGTTCAACGCTGTTTGGAGGCTATTCCTACCAGGGTGCTAATGGGTTTGGTTATGATGGCCCTCAACAGCCTTTCCAGCCTTCTTCTCACGTGGAGAATGACTACCAGAGGTCTGCCTGCTCCCTCCAATCTCTGGGCAACACTGCCCCACATGCAAAAAGTAAAGACCTGAATGGAAGCTGCATGCGTCCAAGTTTGCCCCGGGAGAATCATCAAGCCCCACCTGTCTCACCACCCCCAAACTCTGTCACCAACAACAGCAATAGCCAGTCAGGGAGCAGTAAAACTGCCCCCAGCAAATCAAATCTCAGTTCAAACGCAACTCTCACCAAACAGATTTTCCCCTGGATGAAAGAATCGAGACAAAACTCCAAACAGAAAAACAGCTCCCCTACCACAG AAAGCTGCAGCGGCGAGAGAAGCCCTCCAGGGTCTTCTGCCTCCAAACGAGCCCGCACTGCCTACACCAGCGCGCAGCTGGTGGAGCTGGAGAAGGAATTCCACTTCAACCGCTACCTTTGCAGGCCCCGCCGAGTGGAGATGGCCAATCTGCTCAATCTCAGCGAAAGGCAGATCAAGATCTGGTTCCAGAACCGGAGGATGAAGTATAAAAAAGATCAGAAGTCGAAAGGCATGGGGTCTTCTTCGGGGGGGCCATCCCCAACGGGCAGCCCGCCCCAACCCATGCAATCTTCAGCAGGGTTTATGAATGCCTTGCACACCATGACTAGTAACTACGATGACCCATCGCCTCCTTCCTTCAATAAGCCCCACCAGAATGCCTATACCATGTCAACTAACTACCAAAACCCCATCAAAGGGTGCCCCTCGCAACAGAAGTATGCCAACACCGCGCCGGAGTACGATCCCCACATATTACAGGGCAATGGGAGCACATATGGGACTCCCAATATGCAAGGCAGCCCTGTATATGTTGGAAGCGGCTATGTGGATTCTATGCCTGCTTCGGGCCCCTCCCTTTACGGCCTCAATCACCTGCCACACCACCAGTCTGCCAGCATGGACTACAACGGGGCTCCACAGATGCCAACCAGCCAGCACCATGGACCATGTGAGACCCACCCAACCTACACAGACCTTTCCACGCACCACGCCTCTTCTCAGGGCCGAATCCAAGAGGCACCCAAACTCACCCACCTGTGa